The following proteins come from a genomic window of Rutidosis leptorrhynchoides isolate AG116_Rl617_1_P2 chromosome 10, CSIRO_AGI_Rlap_v1, whole genome shotgun sequence:
- the LOC139871677 gene encoding transmembrane 9 superfamily member 7-like has translation MKRSSDGFISTIIIISIIFFISSSESFYLPGVAPRDFQRGDDLQVKVNKLSSTKTQLPYEYYYLNYCKPKHVTNSAENLGEVLRGDRIENSVYTFLMREEQPCKVGCRVKLDAATAKKFKEKIDDEYRVNMILDNLPVAVLRQRRDGSQSTTYEHGFRVGFKGNYAGSKEEKYFINNHLSFRVMYHKDLETDSARIVGFEVTPNSINHEYKDWDEKNPQLTTCNQNTKNIIQGSTVPQEVDTDKEVVFTYDVTFKESDIKWASRWDTYLLMNDDQIHWFSIINSLMIVLFLSGMVAMIMMRTLYKDIAQYNQLDTQDEAQEETGWKLVHGDVFRAPEHSGLLSVYVGTGVQLFGMTLVTMIFASLGFLSPSNRGGLMTAMVLLWVFMGLFGGYSSARIYKMFKGTEWKKNTLKTSFMFPGILFAIFFVLNALIWEEKSSGAVPFGTMIALVCLWFGISVPLVFVGSYLGFKKPALEDPVKTNKIPRQVPEQAWYMKPVFSILIGGILPFGAVFIELFFILTSIWLNQFYYIFGFLFIVFVILIITCAEITVVLCYFQLCSEDYNWWWRAYLTAGSSALYLFLYSIFYYFTKLEITKLVSAILYFGYMLIASYAFFVLTGTIGFYACLWFVRKIYGSVKID, from the exons ATGAAACGGAGCTCTGATGGATTCATATCaactatcatcatcatctcaaTCATCTTCTTCATTTCATCATCTGAATCATTCTATCTTCCCGGCGTTGCTCCACGCGATTTTCAAAGA GGTGATGATCTTCAAGTTAAAGTGAACAAGCTTTCTTCTACCAAAACACAACTTCCTTATGAGTACTATTACTTGAATTATTGTAAGCCTAAGCATGTTACAAACAGTGCTGAAAATTTGGGGGAGGTGCTTAGAGGTGACCGCATTGAGAATTCAGTGTACACG TTTCTTATGAGAGAGGAACAACCATGCAAAGTTGGTTGCCGAGTTAAGCTTGATGCTGCAACTGCaaagaaatttaaagaaaaaaTTGACGATGAGTACAGAGTTAACAT GATCTTAGATAATCTCCCAGTTGCTGTTCTTAGACAAAGACGAGATGGTAGTCAGTCAACCACTTACGAACACGGTTTCCGTGTTGGTTTTAAGGGAAACTATGCAGGG AGCAAAGAAGAAAAGTATTTCATCAATAATCATTTGAGCTTTAGAGTCATGTATCACAAGGATCTTGAGACTGATTCTGCTCGTATTGTAGGTTTTGAAGTTACTCCAAACAG TATAAATCACGAGTATAAAGATTGGGATGAGAAGAACCCTCAACtaacaacatgcaaccaaaatacCAAAAATATAATTCAAGGAAGCACTGTACCTCAGGAAGTTGACACCGATAAGGAGGTTGTATTTACTTATGACGTTACTTTTAAG GAGAGTGATATCAAGTGGGCTTCACGTTGGGACACATACCTCCTTATGAACGATGATCAAATTCATTGGTTTTCAATCATAAACTCATTAATGATAGTCCTATTCCTTTCAGGAATGGTAGCTATGATAATGATGAGAACACTCTACAAAGATATTGCTCAGTACAATCAATTAGACACACAAGATGAAGCTCAAGAAGAAACTGGATGGAAACTTGTCCATGGAGACGTTTTTCGTGCTCCAGAACATTCCGGATTACTCTCTGTTTATGTCGGGACCGGTGTACAGCTTTTTGGAATGACTTTAGTAACCATGATATTCGCATCTCTCGGGTTCTTATCGCCATCAAATCGTGGTGGCCTTATGACTGCTATGGTTCTTTTATGGGTATTTATGGGACTATTTGGCGGTTATTCATCAGCTCGTATATACAAAATGTTCAAAGGTACCGAATGGAAGAAGAATACATTAAAAACATCCTTCATGTTTCCCGGCATTCTATTTGCAATTTTCTTCGTTCTGAACGCTTTGATCTGGGAAGAAAAGTCTTCCGGAGCTGTACCGTTTGGAACCATGATTGCACTTGTTTGTTTATGGTTCGGGATATCGGTCCCGCTAGTCTTTGTTGGTAGCTACTTGGGTTTCAAAAAACCCGCACTTGAAGATCCAGTAAAAACTAACAAAATCCCGAGACAAGTACCCGAGCAAGCTTGGTACATGAAACCTGTTTTCTCAATTCTCATAGGTGGAATCCTTCCTTTTGGGGCGGTTTTCATTGAGCTATTCTTCATTTTAACCTCCATTTGGTTGAACCAGTTTTACTACATATTTGGGTTTCTGTTCATCGTGTTTGTGATCTTGATCATCACATGCGCTGAGATCACAGTCGTGCTTTGTTACTTTCAGTTATGTAGTGAAGATTACAATTGGTGGTGGCGGGCTTATTTGACAGCTGGCTCGTCCGCATTGTACCTTTTTCTCTACTCGATTTTCTATTATTTTACCAAGTTGGAAATTACAAAGTTGGTTTCGGCTATCCTTTACTTTGGGTACATGTTGATCGCTTCGTATGCGTTCTTTGTTTTGACGGGTACAATTGGTTTCTATGCTTGTCTTTGGTTTGTTCGCAAGATTTATGGATCAGTGAAGATAGACTGA